One Kitasatospora sp. MAP12-44 DNA segment encodes these proteins:
- a CDS encoding helix-turn-helix domain-containing protein, which produces MPQESSQSSQLSQSPARPHRVVVIVDENSNPFELGCATEVFGLRRPEIGRELYDFRLCSPQPRTLMRDGFFTLTGVAGLEAADSADTLIVPNRPDTEVPRRPAVLDAVRRAHARGARLVGFCSGAFTLAEAGVLDGRRATAHWQWADAFQARFPAVRLESDVLFVDDGDILTAAGSAAALDLGLYLVRRDHGAEVANAVSRRLVFAAHRDGGQRQFVERPAPEPVDESLAPVLAWAEERLDAPLTVSDLAARARVSPATLHRRFRAQLGTTPLAWLTGQRVALACRLIERGESRFEVVARLSGLGTAANLRALIRRETGLSPLAYRRRFGPGAG; this is translated from the coding sequence ATGCCGCAAGAATCCTCGCAGTCCTCGCAGTTGTCCCAGTCGCCGGCGCGCCCCCATCGGGTCGTCGTCATCGTGGACGAGAACTCCAATCCCTTCGAACTCGGTTGCGCGACCGAGGTTTTCGGCCTGCGCAGACCCGAGATCGGCCGCGAGCTCTACGACTTCAGGCTCTGCTCGCCGCAGCCGCGCACCCTGATGCGGGACGGGTTCTTCACCCTCACCGGAGTCGCCGGCCTGGAGGCGGCCGACTCGGCGGACACCCTGATCGTCCCCAATCGGCCCGACACCGAGGTGCCTCGCCGCCCGGCCGTGCTCGACGCCGTCCGGCGGGCCCACGCGCGGGGCGCGCGCCTGGTGGGCTTCTGCAGCGGCGCCTTCACGCTGGCCGAGGCGGGCGTGCTGGACGGGCGCCGGGCCACCGCGCACTGGCAGTGGGCCGACGCCTTCCAGGCCCGGTTCCCCGCCGTGCGGCTCGAATCCGACGTGCTGTTCGTGGACGACGGCGACATCCTCACCGCCGCCGGGAGCGCGGCCGCACTCGACCTCGGGCTCTACCTGGTCCGCCGCGACCACGGCGCGGAGGTCGCCAACGCGGTGAGCCGCCGGCTGGTCTTCGCCGCCCATCGGGACGGCGGGCAGCGGCAGTTCGTGGAGCGGCCGGCACCCGAGCCGGTGGACGAGTCACTGGCGCCGGTACTGGCCTGGGCCGAGGAGCGGTTGGACGCACCGCTCACGGTGTCCGACCTCGCGGCGCGGGCCAGGGTCAGCCCGGCGACGCTGCATCGTCGCTTCCGCGCCCAGCTGGGCACCACGCCGCTGGCCTGGCTCACGGGGCAACGCGTCGCCCTGGCCTGCCGGTTGATCGAGCGTGGCGAGTCGCGTTTCGAGGTGGTCGCCCGCCTCAGCGGCCTCGGCACGGCCGCCAACCTGCGCGCGCTGATCCGTCGCGAGACCGGGCTCAGCCCCTTGGCGTACCGGCGCCGCTTCGGTCCGGGGGCGGGGTAA
- a CDS encoding spermidine synthase, whose protein sequence is MSARFEELDWRQTPMGELALRRRWYPSVGRDVYEIKLNDEFLMSSLFTAAELELGRLAIAELTGTETGAGRKLDVVVGGLGLGCTAQAVLGSPEVGSLIVVDALSEVIEWHQRDLIPSGLAADPRCRLVHGDFFATLASPVGLDPLHPDRRFDAIIVDIDHSPRHWLHPSHAAFYQPEGLRRLGDRLRPGGVFAYWSNDPPEEEFTAALGRVLTDVRAEVITFDNPLQERTATNTVYLGRNPA, encoded by the coding sequence GTGAGTGCACGGTTTGAGGAGCTCGACTGGCGCCAGACGCCGATGGGTGAGCTCGCGCTCCGCCGGCGGTGGTACCCGAGTGTGGGCCGTGACGTCTACGAGATCAAGCTGAACGACGAGTTCCTGATGTCCAGCCTGTTCACGGCCGCGGAGCTGGAGCTGGGACGCCTGGCCATCGCCGAGCTCACGGGGACCGAAACAGGCGCGGGCCGCAAGCTCGACGTGGTGGTGGGCGGTCTCGGCCTCGGGTGCACCGCGCAGGCCGTGCTGGGGAGCCCGGAGGTGGGCTCGCTGATCGTCGTCGACGCGCTCAGCGAGGTGATCGAGTGGCACCAGCGCGACCTGATCCCCTCCGGGCTCGCCGCGGACCCCAGGTGCCGACTGGTCCACGGCGACTTCTTCGCCACACTGGCCTCCCCGGTGGGCCTGGACCCACTGCATCCCGACCGGCGCTTCGACGCGATCATCGTCGATATCGACCACTCACCACGCCACTGGCTGCACCCCAGCCACGCGGCGTTCTACCAGCCCGAGGGCCTGCGGCGGCTGGGCGACCGGCTGCGACCCGGCGGCGTGTTCGCGTACTGGTCGAACGACCCGCCCGAGGAGGAGTTCACCGCGGCGCTCGGCCGGGTGCTCACCGACGTGCGCGCCGAGGTGATCACCTTCGACAACCCGCTCCAGGAGCGCACCGCGACCAACACCGTCTACCTGGGTCGCAATCCCGCGTAG
- a CDS encoding cupin domain-containing protein: MSNEPTAPIDLTAALASFDALWSPRIVTRVNDYDVRVAKLAGEHLWHAHDDTDEFFLVLDGELHIALREPAGERTVVLPRGAVFTVPRGTEHKPSAPAGGASILLFEPTGTPTVGDRHDEIPDHVDVTIGHALDAADLP, from the coding sequence ATGAGCAACGAACCCACCGCGCCGATCGACCTCACCGCCGCCCTGGCCTCCTTCGACGCCCTGTGGAGCCCCCGCATCGTCACGCGCGTCAACGACTACGACGTACGCGTCGCCAAATTGGCGGGCGAGCACCTGTGGCACGCACACGACGACACCGACGAGTTCTTCCTGGTGCTCGACGGCGAGCTGCACATCGCCCTGCGCGAACCTGCCGGGGAGCGCACGGTCGTGCTCCCCCGGGGTGCGGTCTTCACCGTCCCCCGCGGCACGGAGCACAAGCCGTCCGCGCCGGCCGGCGGCGCCTCGATCCTGCTCTTCGAGCCGACCGGGACGCCGACGGTCGGCGATCGCCACGACGAGATCCCGGACCACGTGGACGTGACGATCGGCCACGCGCTCGACGCCGCCGACCTGCCGTAA